The window CCGCGAGCTGGCTGCAACCCGCCCTCATCGCGGCCGGCGGTCCCCTCCGCCTGACCGACACGCTCGTTTCCCCCCTCACCCGCCGACGCGACGCCACCGAGCTGCTCGCGGATCTCGTCGCGGCCGCCGGCGACCGCGACGACGCCGGCCGGCTCTCGCGGTGGCGGGTCTCGCTGCCCAGTCAGTACGGCGCCGGAGACCGCGCCCGCGCCGCCGAGATCCGGGAGAGTTACCTGGCCGAGCTCGCGGACGGCCTCGACCGGTTCTTCGAACCAAGGCGGACGACGTGCCCCTGGTGCGACAGCTCCCGGCTGCGCCGGATGCTGGTCGGCGTCGACGCGATGCAGGTCAAGCCGGGCCGGTTCCGCTATGACCGTTGCTCCGAGTGCCGGCACGTCTTCCAGAACCCGCGGCTCACCCCGGAGGGGCTGGACTTCTACTACCGCGACTTCTACGACGGCCTCGGCGGCCCCGCGATGGAGTGGCTGCTCGGGTTCGGCCCCGGCGCCCACCCGGCGCGGGCGCGGTCGGTCCCGGTGGCGCCGCGGCGCTGGCTGGACGTCGGGGCGGGGCTCGGGCACTTCTGCCTCATCGCCCGCGACGTCTGGCCAGAGACAATCTTCGACGGCCTCGACATGGGCGACGGCGTCGAGGAGGCGGCCCGGCGCGGCTGGATCGACACCGCCCACCGCGGCCAGTTCCCCGACCTCGCCCCCAACCTCGCCGGCCACTACGACGTCGTCAGCATGTTCCACTACCTCGAACACACCCGCGACCCACGCGCCGAACTCGACGCCGCCACCACCGCCCTCACCCCCGGCGGCCGCCTCGTCATCGAGGTTCCCAACCCCGACAGCCCCGCGCTGCGCCTCTACGGGCCGCTGGCGTCGGGAATGCTCATCCCCCAGCACCTGAACCTGCTCCCGGCGGACAACCTCGCCGCGGCGCTGACCGAGCGCGGGCTGCACGTCGAGGACGTCGCGTTCGGCGAGACCCACATCTCCGGGGACGCGCCGATGGCGTGGTGGGGTCTGTGCCAGCGGCTCGCCCCGTCGCCTGGCCTGCCCTGGCGCTCGGAGGCACACCCGGGCCTGGGCCGCGCCAGGCGAGTCGCGACGTTCGCCGCGCTCGCGCCGTTGCTGCCCGCCGCCGCCCTCGCCGAGGCCGCGAGCCGCCCCTACCTCGTCCGCGGCAGCCGCGCCAACGCCTACCGGATCGTGGCCCGGCTCCCGTAGTTCGGCTCCCGCTCCGTGGCTCGGCTCCCGTAGCCCAGCCCTCCGACCGCGATTACTGTCCGTAGCAACGATCCCCCCGTAGGTGGTGGGACGTGGGCTGCGAAGGGAGCGCGGCTATGGCCGTGTGCGAGGTCTGCTCCAACGACTACGAGATGAGCTTCGAGGTACATGCGCAGGGTGCCGTGCATGTGTTCGACAGCTTCGAATGCGCGATCCACGCGATGAGCCCGATCTGCGAGCACTGCGGCGTGAAGATCAGCGGTCACGGTGTGGAGGCGAACGGAAAGTTCTTCTGCTGCGCTCACTGCGCCCGGGCCACGGGCGTCGACCGCGAGCTGGTCCGAGACCACGCCTAGGGCTTCCGGGAGGAGAGCCGCCGGAGGTGCGATGGAAGAACGTTT of the Pseudofrankia saprophytica genome contains:
- a CDS encoding class I SAM-dependent methyltransferase, yielding MSRRYWLPVTVLAAVSLNTARLRRRLSALPVIEPSDDQIHHDHVFLLADGVHLDDAQQRAASAHARHHGLDVLDLVPEDLTADRLLDLARMLDTTTYQANRLAPGRGAYQALLVDRDVLTRAGLDLKDVTESDLVAVTGTLKRHAPVSTGVAVLPGLRAAARSGAERFAVRRAVHAWEPTSLAAPLVRDGLLAAGATAAPGWALAAATASWLQPALIAAGGPLRLTDTLVSPLTRRRDATELLADLVAAAGDRDDAGRLSRWRVSLPSQYGAGDRARAAEIRESYLAELADGLDRFFEPRRTTCPWCDSSRLRRMLVGVDAMQVKPGRFRYDRCSECRHVFQNPRLTPEGLDFYYRDFYDGLGGPAMEWLLGFGPGAHPARARSVPVAPRRWLDVGAGLGHFCLIARDVWPETIFDGLDMGDGVEEAARRGWIDTAHRGQFPDLAPNLAGHYDVVSMFHYLEHTRDPRAELDAATTALTPGGRLVIEVPNPDSPALRLYGPLASGMLIPQHLNLLPADNLAAALTERGLHVEDVAFGETHISGDAPMAWWGLCQRLAPSPGLPWRSEAHPGLGRARRVATFAALAPLLPAAALAEAASRPYLVRGSRANAYRIVARLP